In Bradyrhizobium paxllaeri, the genomic stretch ATCCTTGCGCAGTGGATGACCGTCGAAGCCGTAATCGGTCAGGAGCCGCCGCATGTCGGGATGGCCGGTGAAGATCACGCCATAGAGATCGTAGGCTTCTCGCTCGAACCAGTCGGCGCCGGGAAACACGTCGATGATCGAGGGCACCTGCGTGTTCTCGTCGGCCTCGGCGCGAACGCGGATGCGCTCGTTCAGCGTCGGCGACAGCAGGTGATAGACGACATCGAAACGCTTCTCGCGGCCGGGGTAATCCACCGCGGTCACGTCGGTGATGTTGACGAAGCGCAGCGCCGGATCATCGCGCAGGTATTTTGCGACCTCGACGATCCTGGTCGCATCAACCGTAATGGTGAGCTGGTTGAACGCGACCGCATGGGCGCTGGCCGCGCCGCCAAGCGCGCTAACAATCGTCTGCCCAAGGGCCTCGAGCTTGCCGTCGTCCATTACCTAAAACCTTAGCGTTCGATGGTCCCGATGCGCCGGATCTTCTTCTGCAGCAGCAGCACGCCGTAGAGCAGCGCTTCCGCCGTCGGCGGGCAGCCGGGCACGTAAATGTCGATCGGCACGATGCGGTCGCAGCCGCGCACGACCGAGTAGGAATAGTGATAGTAGCCGCCGCCGTTGGCGCATGATCCCATCGAGATCACGTAGCGCGGCTCGGGCATCTGGTCGTAGACCTTACGCAGCGCCGGCGCCATCTTGTTGGTCAGCGTGCCTGCGACGATCATGACGTCGGACTGCCGCGGCGAAGCGCGCGGGGCAAAGCCGAACCGCTCGACGTCGTAGCGCGGCATCGACACCTGCATCATCTCGACCGCGCAGCACGCGAGGCCGAACGTCATCCACATCAACGAGCCGGTGCGCGCCCAGGTGATCAGGTCGTCGGCGGCGGCGACGAAGAAGCCCTTGTCCGAAAGCTCGTGGTTGACCTCGAGGAAGAACGGATCGTTGGCCCCGACCGGCTTGCCGGTCGAGGGATCGAGAATGCCCTTCGGCGCCTGCGCAATATCAGGCGAAGAGCCGCGGGTTGCTGTCGGGCTCAATCCCATTCGAGCGCGCCTTTCTTCCACTCATAAGCAAAGCCGACCGTGAGGACGGCGAGAAACACCATCATCGACCAGAAGCCGGTGGCTCCCAGCTTGCCGAACGCGACCGCCCACGGGAACAGGAACGCCACTTCGAGGTCGAAGATGATGAAGAGGATCGCGACCAGGTAGAAGCGCACGTCGAACTTCATGCGGGCGTCGTCGAATGCGTTGAATCCGCATTCATAGGCGGAGAGCTTTTCCGGATCCGGCTGCTGGAACGCGACCAGGAACGGGGCGATCAGGAGTGCCAGACCGATCAGGCTCGCCACTCCGATAAACACGACAAGTGGAAGGTAATCTTGCAGGATGCCGGTCATCGGCGGTGCCTTTTCCTGCGGTTTCGAGGGCCGCAGATTCGTTGATTGGAATTATTCTTGCCTTAGCGCAGCGCAACAGAGGGCGCAAGACAAGCCGCCCTGACGCCCAAGCCCGCCCCCGATGCGTTGGCAGAACACCAAAAAGTGTTGCGTTCCTGCCTCTCCCGACCAACGCAAGGCGGGCGGCATGGTGCCCGCATTTTCAGTTCAAATCCTTCTCATCGGCGAGCATCTGGGCGGCCGTATCCGTGAGCCGATCGATCTGGTCGAGCAGCACCGCCAGCTCGTCCTTGCCGAGCTGTTCCAGGAGGCGCCGGTTGCGCTCCTGCGAGCCGGCCACAATCGCGTCATGGGCCGCCAGCCCCGCCTTGGTCAGGCAAACCAGCGTCTCGCGGTTGTCCTGCGGATTGACCTCCTTGGCGACCAGCTTGCGCGCGACCAGTTCCGCCAGCGCCCGGCTGATCTGCCCCTTGTCCATGCCGACCGCTTCGGCGAGCCGGATAACACTCATCGGCGGCCGGCGGCCCAGCGAAGCCACCAGGCCGAATTCCACCGAGGACAGCCCTGTCAGCCGCTTGTAACGGAGGATCGCACCGCGCTTGAGCAGGTTCGCCAGCACCATCAGCCGCGATGACATCATCGCGGTAATCGGCGCCAGCTCCGCGGCGTCATCGGCCGCAGGTAATGACGCGGTTTGCTTTCCCAGCTTCCGGCTCATTGCAAACCTCTGCCAACAAAGCGGCCTGGTGCCAAGACCGTGTAGCAAGACCATCGCACATGGCCCGCGCGGATAAGACCATCGAATAGGGTCATCGGATAAGCCAATCGAAAAATCGTTGACATTGTCATCTATTACGCTTTCACTCCCTGGAATAGTTCAACGACCGCGGCGCCAATGCCGTGGCGGGAGGAAACGGGATGACCATCACGCAGCGGGATCGCGATCTCGGGACTGGTTACGCCATGAAGCCGTCCACCACGCGGACCGAGCTGACCTCGGTCGGCCGCGGCACGCCGATGGGCGAACTGTTACGGCGCTACTGGCACCCCGTCGGCCTCGTATCCGACGCCACCGATATCCCCAGAAAAGTGCGCGTGCTCGGCGAGGACCTGGTGCTGTTTCGCGACAAGCACGCCCGCGCCGGCCTGCTCCACGCCCGCTGCTGCCATCGCGGCACCACGCTCTACTACGGCAAGGTCGAGGAAGACGGCATCCGCTGCTGCTATCACGGCTGGAAATTCGACACCGAGGGCCATTGCCTCGAACAGCCCTGCGAGCCCGAGGGCGGCCTGTTCAAGGACAAGGTGCGGCAGCCCTGGTATCCCCTGCAGGAGCGCTACGGCCTGATCTTCGCCTATCTCGGACCATCAGAGAAAAGGCCGGCGTTGCCGCGCTACGAATGCCTGGAGAAGATGGACGACGGTGAGTTCGTCGAGGCCGATGATTCCTCGATCGGCGGCGGCGGCCCCGCAATCATTCCCTGCAACTGGCTGCAGCATTTCGAGAACGTGGTCGATCCCTACCACGTGCCGGTGCTGCACGGATCGTTCTCGGGCCCGCAGTTCACCAACATGATGGCCTCGATGCCGGAGGTGAAGTTCGAGATGTCGTCGCGCGGCGTCACCGTGCGCTCGATCCGGCATCAGGACGACGGCAAAGTGTTTTACCGCGTGACGGAAGCCGCCCTCCCCACGCTGCGCGTGGTGCCCAACCCGCGCGTGGGGCAATTCGCGCGCGTCGAATCGATCGGCTGGACGCTGCCGATCGACGATACGTCGTTCCGTATTTATGTCGCCGGCCGCGTGAAGACATCAGGCGATATCGGGCGGATGCGTTCCAAATTCAATGGAAAATTCTGGTGGGACATGACCGAACGGGAGCACCAGCAATTCCCCGGCGATTACGAGGCGCAGGTCGGCCAGGGCCCGGTGACGCTGCATTCGGAAGAACATTTCGGCCAGAGCGACCGCGGCATCCTGATGATCCGGCGGATGCTGAGTGATCAACTCGCGGCGATGGCCGCGGGGCGCGATCCCATCGGCGTCTCGTTTGAGCAAAACGCGCCGCCGATTGAATTCGAGGCAGGGAATTTCATTCGCGACGCCTGAGCCGCCCGGCTCGGCAACAATAAAAAATCCAGGGGGAAGCATGGTCGACGTCGCACCGCAGGCGGCCGCTCAGGTCGAATCCGCTACAAGGCCGTCGCTCCGGCGCTATTATGTGCTGGCGCTATTGACCGTCGTCTATGCGCTGAACTTCCTCGATCGCACCATTTTCAACGTCCTGATCGAGCCGATCAAAAAGGAGTTTGCGCTCAGCGACACCACGATGGGGCTGCTCGCCGGCTTCGGCTTCGTACTATTCTATTCGCTGCTCGGCATCCCGATCGCGCGCATCGCCGACCGCTATAACCGCCGCAACATCGTGACGATCGCGCTGGCGTTCTGGAGCGCGATGACGGTGTTTTGCGGCATGGCGCAGAGCGTTGCGCTGCTGGCGCTGGCGCGTATCGGCGTCGGCATCGGCGAATCCGGTGGCACGCCGGCCTCGCAGTCAATCATCGCCGATCTCTTCAGCAAGAACGAGCGGCCGCGCGCGCTCGGCATCTTTGCCATCGGCACCTATCTCGGCGTCTTCCTTGGCTATTTCATCGGCGGCTACGTCAACCAGTACTACGGCTGGCGGATGGCGTTTTACACCGCGGGCCTGCCCGGCCTCGCGCTCGCCGCAGTGCTGTGGCTGACGGTCTCCGAGCCGAAGCGCGGGGCGATGGCGGAAACGTTCACGCCGGAGCCGCTCGGGCCGACGCTCGGCTTCCTCGCCTCGCAGCGGACTTTCGTGATCCTGCTCGTCGGCTTCTGCCTGACCACCTACACCAATTACGCGACCTCGGCCTGGATCCCGCCGTTCCTGGCGCGGGTGCATCATCTGTCGAGCGCGGAGATCGGCACCTATGCCGGCACCTTCAAGGGACTGTGCGGCATCGCCGGCACGCTGCTCGGCGGAATCATCGTGGCCCAGATCGGCCGGCGCGACGATCGCTGGAAATTGTGGGCACCCGCGATCACCTCGGGCCTCGCCGGCCCGGTGTTTGCCGTTTGCATGCTGACGCCGGACTTCGCCACCATGGTGGTGACGCTGGCGGCGACCTCCTTCCTCGCCGGCTTCCAACTCGGCCCGATCTTTGCGATCGCGCAGACCGTCGCCAAGCCGAGCATGCGGGCGCTAGCCTCGGCGATCATGCTGCTGATGGCGGCCGGATTCGGCCAGGGCGTGGGCCCGCTCGCGGTCGGCATGCTCAATGACGCGCTCAGGGGTGACTTTGGCGCCCACGCCGTGCGCTATTCGCTGCTCTCCGCCGCCGTCACCAGTGTGCTCGGGGCGCTGCTCTTCATCTGGGCGGCGCGGTCGATCCGGGGCGACATCGAGCGGGCGAGTTGATCCGGCTCGCCCCACCCTCTTCCCACTGTTTTAATTACTGTTTTTGTCGTGACTGGTCGCCGCTGCGCGCGCATCGATGCCGCCGGCATGACCTGTATGTGATCTACATCACGGATGATCTGGCAGAAAATCGGCGAAAAATCGGCTGAATGAAACCATTTTGCCGAAACCGCGAAACGATCCTGAAACACACGCGGCGTACTTCTCTCGCCAACACAGGATGCCAAAGGCGTCCGGGAGGCATTAGATGAACCACTCATTTCACTCGGCAGATCGCGCCACCCATTTGAAGATCGTGGTCGTCGCCTTGGTCGCAGGCATCGCGGTTGCGGCGTTTGGCATTTCCGCCCGGACCGGCGCGGATTACAGCCAGACCGCCCAGGTCGTGAAGGCCGGCAAGCCGGTGGTTGTCACCAGCTCGAGCACCTCGACGGTCCGTTAAGCGGTATCGATGTTACTGGAATAAAAATGGCCGCCTTCGGGCGGCCTTTTTGTTTGCAGCGGTCTTAGGAGACCAGCATCAAGCCATTGAAAAATGGCGCGAGAGACGGGACTCGAACCCGCGGCCTCCGCCGTGACAGGGCGGCGCTCTAACCAACTGAGCTACTCCCGCGGATGCCGTAATCAGATCCTGATCCGCGCAGAACCGAGGGCATAAAGGCCCGCTCCCGCTTAGTCAAGGACGTTGCGAATAGCTGCGTGAGACAGGGGTTTCCGCGATTTCGATGCAAATTGCCGCCTGTTTCCGGGCAAAACGGCATAGGCAGCGATCTGCCGAATCGTCTAAGGCCAGTGACGTCCGGGTTTCCTGAAACCTTCCCGCACTGATCGTGCGGAATCCCGGGGTTACAGGTCACCACGCACACTGCATTTTTTTCGGCGCGGACCGGCATTCAACCACGCTCAAGCCGTTCAACTATCGAGGAGGGCCATATATGGCAAAAAAAGCGGCGTCTCCAGCCACCATCACACTCAAGCATCTGGCGGCGGCGCTCGCCGAGGAACATGACCTGTCGAAAAAGGCCGCCGAGGCGATCCTGACCGACATGGTCGGCAAGATTACAAAGCACCTGAAGAAGGGCGAGCGTATCCGTATCGTTGGGCTCGGCATCCTCCAGGTCCGCAAGCGCGCCGCCCGCACCGGGCGCAACCCCGCCACCGGCGAGCCGATCCAGATCAAGGCCAGCAAGAAGGTCGCGTTCCGCGCCGCCAAGGAACTCAAGGAAGCCGTCTGATCTGACGCACCCTCCGATCTGACCAGAAGCGCCATTCCGGCGGGGACCCGGAACGGCGCTTTTCTGTTATAGAGCGCTCTCCCTGCTCATCTTTCTGGGATCGTCATGCTGCCCACGCCCCTCACCTTCACCCACGATGTCACCGAACGCTTCCTGCGCTATGTCGTGATCGACACCCAGTCCGATCCGACTTCGCCAACCTGCCCGTCCACCGAGAAGCAGAAGAATCTGGGCCGCCTGCTGGCGTCGGAACTGCAGGCGCTGGGGCTTAGGGATGCCCATCTCGACGAGCACGGCTATGTCTACGCGACGATCCCGGCCAATACCGACAAGAAGGTCCCGGTGATCTGCTTCTGCTCGCACATGGACACGTCGCCGGACTGCACCGGCGCCAACGTCAAGCCGCAGATCGTAAAGGGTTACCGCGGCGGCGACATCGTGCTGCCGGCCGATCCCACGCAAGTGATCCGTACCGCCGACCATCCCGCGCTCGCCGACCAGGTCGGCCATGACATCATCACGTCAGACGGCACCACCTTGTTGGGCGCCGACAACAAGGCCGGCCTCGCCGAGATCATGGATGCGGCGCGCTTCCTGATCGAGAATCCGCACGTCAAGCACGGCACCATCAAGATCCTGTTCACGCCGGATGAAGAGATCGGCCGCGGCGTCGACAAGGTCGACCTGAAAAAGCTCGGGGCCGACTTCGCCTATACGATGGATGGCGAAAACGCCGGGAATATCGAGGACGAAACTTTTTCGGCCGACGGCGCCACCATCACCATCGAGGGCGTCTCGACCCATCCAGGCTTTGCCAAGGGCAAAATGGAGCACGCGATGAAGATCGCCGCCGCCATCATCGACCGCCTGCCCAAGGACACCTGCTCGCCGGAAACGACTGAAGGCAAGGAAGGCTTTTTACATCCGATCGGCATATCCGGGCAGTTGGAGAAAGCCACCATCGGCTTCATCGTCCGCGATTTCACCGATCAGGGCTTGAGGGAAAAGGAGGCCCTGCTCGAAGGCATCGTCAAGGACGTGATGAAGGCCTATCCGCGCTCGACTTACCGGATGGAGGTCAAGCAGCAATACCGCAACATGAAGCAGGTGATCGACCGCCACCCGGAGACCGTCGACTACGCCATCGAGGCCATCAAACGCGCCGGGCTAAATCCGGTGCGCAGCTCGATCCGCGGCGGCACCGACGGCTCGCGACTGTCCTTCATGGGCCTGCCCTGCCCCAACATCTTTGCCGGCGAACACGCCTTCCACTCGCGGCTGGAATGGGTGAGCCGCCAGGACATGGAGAAGGCAGCCGAGACCATCGTGCATCTGGCGATGATCTGGGAAGAGCGGGCCAAGTAATCGTCGCTCCGCTCTCTCCCCGTCATTGCGAGCGCAGCGAAGCAATCCATCTGTCAGCGCACGCGGAAGCATGGATTGCTTCGTCGCTTCGCTCCTCGCAATGACGATGTGGCGCCATGAGTGCGCTCATTCGCCCTACGACGCTCGCGCCGTTACGATCCACACCGACGCCGGCAGCAGCACCGCATCGCCCTTCGCAAAGGGCGTCAGCGCTTCACGAATGGAAGCAGCGGCGGCGACGCGAAGTTCTTCCGGCTGCCCCTCCAGCGCCCGGCTTACCGGACCAATCTCCAGCGCCCCCTGCACCGCGCCGTCGAGGCCGCGGCCGATCGCAGCGTCCAGCAATAGCGGGCATGCTTCCATCTCGACGCCTGTAAAACCAGCCTCGCCGAGGATTCGGCGAACCCGCGTCTCGGAGGCGAACGCAAACGGCCCGGGATCTTCCGGCCCAATCTGCGGCAGCTTCGGCACGTGCTTATAGGCGGCCATCAGCGGCGCCATGAAGAACGGATTTTCGCGCGGCTCGCGCCAGCACGCGAACGCCAGCCGGCCCGACGGCTTCAGCGCCTTTCGCATGTTGGCAAACGACAGCGCCGGATCGGCGAAGAACATCACGCCGAACCGCGAGGCCAGCACATCGAAGCTTTCGGGATCGAACGGATAGACGGTGGCATCGGCCAGCGCGAAATCGATCGGCAGGTCCTTCGGCGCGCTCTGCCGCGCCCGCTCCAGCATCGGACCCGATATGTCGATGCCGAACACATGACCCGACGGCGCGACCTTTTGCGCGAACGCAATCGCGGTCGCACCGCTGCCGCAGCCGACGTCGATCACGCGTTCGCCCGGCTTCAGCTGCGCCCGATCCGCAACAAGATCGGCCACCGGCTTGAGCAGCACATCCTGCGCCGCCTGCCGATCCGCCCAGCGCTGTCCGGCGGGGCCGTTCCAGTAGGCGACTTGATCCGCGTTTTGATCGTGCGTTTTCAGGTTATCCATTCGTGCTCCCGGGAGGAAAATCTCGACAAAATCATATGATCAAAGATCCTTCCGGACAAGAACGCCCCCACAGGCATTGCAAGCGGCAGCAGCTTGCAACTCACGTCAGACGCGTGGGCCGTAACGCGGAATTAATCTCGTCAGCCTATAGTCTCAGCAGTTCTAGTTGGTTGTCGCGTAAAGGAGCCCTCGCATGGGACGATCCAGCGACGGCTCCTTTTTTGTTTCACTCTTTTGAGGTTGATGCACGTGACC encodes the following:
- a CDS encoding NADH-quinone oxidoreductase subunit C, with amino-acid sequence MDDGKLEALGQTIVSALGGAASAHAVAFNQLTITVDATRIVEVAKYLRDDPALRFVNITDVTAVDYPGREKRFDVVYHLLSPTLNERIRVRAEADENTQVPSIIDVFPGADWFEREAYDLYGVIFTGHPDMRRLLTDYGFDGHPLRKDFPLTGFVEVRYDDQEKRVLYEPVRLNQEFRKFDFLSPWEGADYPLPGDEKAEPKA
- a CDS encoding aromatic ring-hydroxylating dioxygenase subunit alpha, giving the protein MTITQRDRDLGTGYAMKPSTTRTELTSVGRGTPMGELLRRYWHPVGLVSDATDIPRKVRVLGEDLVLFRDKHARAGLLHARCCHRGTTLYYGKVEEDGIRCCYHGWKFDTEGHCLEQPCEPEGGLFKDKVRQPWYPLQERYGLIFAYLGPSEKRPALPRYECLEKMDDGEFVEADDSSIGGGGPAIIPCNWLQHFENVVDPYHVPVLHGSFSGPQFTNMMASMPEVKFEMSSRGVTVRSIRHQDDGKVFYRVTEAALPTLRVVPNPRVGQFARVESIGWTLPIDDTSFRIYVAGRVKTSGDIGRMRSKFNGKFWWDMTEREHQQFPGDYEAQVGQGPVTLHSEEHFGQSDRGILMIRRMLSDQLAAMAAGRDPIGVSFEQNAPPIEFEAGNFIRDA
- a CDS encoding class I SAM-dependent methyltransferase — protein: MDNLKTHDQNADQVAYWNGPAGQRWADRQAAQDVLLKPVADLVADRAQLKPGERVIDVGCGSGATAIAFAQKVAPSGHVFGIDISGPMLERARQSAPKDLPIDFALADATVYPFDPESFDVLASRFGVMFFADPALSFANMRKALKPSGRLAFACWREPRENPFFMAPLMAAYKHVPKLPQIGPEDPGPFAFASETRVRRILGEAGFTGVEMEACPLLLDAAIGRGLDGAVQGALEIGPVSRALEGQPEELRVAAAASIREALTPFAKGDAVLLPASVWIVTARAS
- a CDS encoding NADH-quinone oxidoreductase subunit A yields the protein MTGILQDYLPLVVFIGVASLIGLALLIAPFLVAFQQPDPEKLSAYECGFNAFDDARMKFDVRFYLVAILFIIFDLEVAFLFPWAVAFGKLGATGFWSMMVFLAVLTVGFAYEWKKGALEWD
- a CDS encoding HU family DNA-binding protein, coding for MAKKAASPATITLKHLAAALAEEHDLSKKAAEAILTDMVGKITKHLKKGERIRIVGLGILQVRKRAARTGRNPATGEPIQIKASKKVAFRAAKELKEAV
- a CDS encoding spinster family MFS transporter, with protein sequence MVDVAPQAAAQVESATRPSLRRYYVLALLTVVYALNFLDRTIFNVLIEPIKKEFALSDTTMGLLAGFGFVLFYSLLGIPIARIADRYNRRNIVTIALAFWSAMTVFCGMAQSVALLALARIGVGIGESGGTPASQSIIADLFSKNERPRALGIFAIGTYLGVFLGYFIGGYVNQYYGWRMAFYTAGLPGLALAAVLWLTVSEPKRGAMAETFTPEPLGPTLGFLASQRTFVILLVGFCLTTYTNYATSAWIPPFLARVHHLSSAEIGTYAGTFKGLCGIAGTLLGGIIVAQIGRRDDRWKLWAPAITSGLAGPVFAVCMLTPDFATMVVTLAATSFLAGFQLGPIFAIAQTVAKPSMRALASAIMLLMAAGFGQGVGPLAVGMLNDALRGDFGAHAVRYSLLSAAVTSVLGALLFIWAARSIRGDIERAS
- a CDS encoding NuoB/complex I 20 kDa subunit family protein, translated to MGLSPTATRGSSPDIAQAPKGILDPSTGKPVGANDPFFLEVNHELSDKGFFVAAADDLITWARTGSLMWMTFGLACCAVEMMQVSMPRYDVERFGFAPRASPRQSDVMIVAGTLTNKMAPALRKVYDQMPEPRYVISMGSCANGGGYYHYSYSVVRGCDRIVPIDIYVPGCPPTAEALLYGVLLLQKKIRRIGTIER
- a CDS encoding MarR family winged helix-turn-helix transcriptional regulator, whose product is MSRKLGKQTASLPAADDAAELAPITAMMSSRLMVLANLLKRGAILRYKRLTGLSSVEFGLVASLGRRPPMSVIRLAEAVGMDKGQISRALAELVARKLVAKEVNPQDNRETLVCLTKAGLAAHDAIVAGSQERNRRLLEQLGKDELAVLLDQIDRLTDTAAQMLADEKDLN
- the pepT gene encoding peptidase T — encoded protein: MLPTPLTFTHDVTERFLRYVVIDTQSDPTSPTCPSTEKQKNLGRLLASELQALGLRDAHLDEHGYVYATIPANTDKKVPVICFCSHMDTSPDCTGANVKPQIVKGYRGGDIVLPADPTQVIRTADHPALADQVGHDIITSDGTTLLGADNKAGLAEIMDAARFLIENPHVKHGTIKILFTPDEEIGRGVDKVDLKKLGADFAYTMDGENAGNIEDETFSADGATITIEGVSTHPGFAKGKMEHAMKIAAAIIDRLPKDTCSPETTEGKEGFLHPIGISGQLEKATIGFIVRDFTDQGLREKEALLEGIVKDVMKAYPRSTYRMEVKQQYRNMKQVIDRHPETVDYAIEAIKRAGLNPVRSSIRGGTDGSRLSFMGLPCPNIFAGEHAFHSRLEWVSRQDMEKAAETIVHLAMIWEERAK